A portion of the Carya illinoinensis cultivar Pawnee chromosome 11, C.illinoinensisPawnee_v1, whole genome shotgun sequence genome contains these proteins:
- the LOC122280746 gene encoding transcription factor MYB86-like, protein MGRHSCCLKQKLRKGLWSPEEDEKLYNYITRFGVGCWSSVPKLAGLQRCGKSCRLRWINYLRPDLKRGMFSQKEEDLIISLHEVLGNRWAQIAAQLPGRTDNEIKNFWNSCLKKKLMKQGIDPTTHKLLSEIEPKDEKKCTEMASLNIPESQGFPTISALASQGPTFLVEDMNYYDGEVTDASRELLMYKPALDPMACFEFQAGSVESNGYNSSFLLQNQTTIKTPNDQSHFQTNYCNYGFASMPSLTSSDHGNLSGTEFSDNSASRMSSFFLNEVKESSSNSSNMSSYAGFQMNNMVENADFSWDANNKLESFFQFQVNGIKSEEPKPSSWQHEQGQLHARSSVDFSSYPLTSLSEDLTGANFDVFQQI, encoded by the exons ATGGGACGTCATTCGTGCTGTTTAAAGCAGAAATTAAGGAAAGGTTTATGGTCTcctgaagaagatgagaaactGTACAATTATATAACGAGGTTTGGTGTTGGCTGCTGGAGTTCGGTTCCTAAACTagctg GATTGCAAAGGTGTGGGAAGAGCTGCAGATTGAGATGGATAAACTACTTGAGACCCGATTTGAAGAGAGGAATGTTCTCACAAAAGGAGGAGGATCTCATTATCAGCCTTCATGAAGTTCTTGGCAACAG GTGGGCTCAAATTGCTGCACAGTTACCGGGTAGAACAGATAATGAGATTAAAAACTTCTGGAATTCATGTTTGAAGAAGAAGCTGATGAAGCAAGGAATTGACCCAACTACCCACAAGCTACTAAGCGAAATTGAaccaaaagatgaaaaaaaatgtaCAGAAATGGCATCTTTGAACATTCCAGAGTCTCAAGGATTTCCAACAATATCAGCCTTGGCTTCTCAGGGTCCAACATTTTTAGTTGAAGACATGAATTACTATGATGGTGAAGTAACAGATGCTTCAAGAGAGCTTCTCATGTACAAGCCTGCCCTTGATCCAATGGCCTGCTTTGAGTTCCAAGCGGGTAGTGTCGAATCAAACGGCTATAATTCAAGTTTCCTACTTCAGAATCAGACAACTATCAAAACCCCAAATGATCAAAGCCATTTCCAGACGAATTATTGCAACTATGGATTCGCTTCAATGCCAAGTCTGACCAGTTCTGATCATGGAAACTTGTCCGGGACAGAGTTCTCTGATAATTCAGCTTCGAGAATGAGCTCCTTTTTCTTGAATGAGGTGAAGGAAAGTTCAAGCAACAGCTCAAACATGAGTAGCTACGCCGGTTTCCAGATGAACAACATGGTAGAAAATGCAGACTTTTCATGGGATGCCAACAACAAGTTAGAATCTTTTTTTCAGTTTCAGGTAAACGGGATAAAATCCGAGGAACCAAAGCCAAGTTCCTGGCAACATGAACAAGGACAGCTTCATGCTCGCAGTTCGGTAGATTTCAGTAGCTATCCGTTGACGTCGCTATCAGAAGATCTAACGGGGGCAAATTTTGATGTCTTCCAGCAGATATGA